In one window of Anser cygnoides isolate HZ-2024a breed goose chromosome 3, Taihu_goose_T2T_genome, whole genome shotgun sequence DNA:
- the SLC3A1 gene encoding amino acid transporter heavy chain SLC3A1, with translation MRLDQACQYAGSLPCCSECLSPGQEIPSKMVDEEAKSLPMELSEKGGVENNGFVQNEAFDDKETDTSSQEEMPKTCIIGVNPEATEEPALEPYAGMPKEVLLKFSSQARYRVTREILFWLIIAAAVMLVCATIAIIALSPKCLDWWQASPIYQIYPRSFKDSDMDGNGDLKGIQEKLDHIVNLNIKTVWITSFYKSPLKDLGYGAEDFYDIDPMFGSMSDFENLLAAIHDRGLKVIMDLIPNHTSDKHRWFQLSRNRTGKYTDYYIWQDCVQAGAVIAVPNNWVSVYGNSSWQFDDVRKQCYFHQFGKEQPDLNFRNLAVQQEIHDIIKFWLGKGVDGFSFVAVKFLLEATHLRNEPQVNKSQNSESITAYSELYHDYTTTQVGMHDIIRSFRQTMDQYSSEPGRYRFMGSDGDEKEDIGATMMYYGTTFVQEADFPFNFYLINMKNLSGNSIFEAVNLWMKNMPKGKWPNWAVGSPNTARISSRFGKKYVSVINMLLLTLPGTPITYYGEEIGMENIASGNVTFPEKSPMQWDGQVNAGFTEGTSSWLPVNPDYQSVNVEVQMTWSNSTLSLYRELTLLRNNELPIHRGWMCYIWNDSNVFVYVRELDGLDRVFMMVLNFGQESTIDLKGIVPSLPSVATIRLSTNFSNTGKDVNTNTIKTEAGEGLVLEYKTGKPVHTMEAFQDNCFVAEKACYSSAFNLLYVNC, from the exons ATGAGGTTGGATCAAGCCTGTCA GTATGCTGGCTCGCTTCCTTGCTGTAGTGAGTGTCTGTCTCCAGGACAAGAGATACCAAGCAAAATGGTTGACGAGGAAGCAAAGAGCTTACCTATGGAGCTGAGTGAGAAGGGAGGTGTGGAGAACAATGGATTTGTTCAAAATGAGGCTTTTGATGACAAGGAGACTGATACCAGTAGCCAAGAAGAAATGCCAAAAACATGCATTATTGGCGTGAACCCAGAAGCTACTGAGGAACCAGCTTTGGAGCCCTATGCAGGGATGCCGAAGGAAGTCTTGCTGAAGTTCTCCAGCCAAGCCCGGTACAGAGTCACCAGGGAGATTCTCTTTTGGCTCATAATCGCTGCTGCTGTCATGCTTGTGTGTGCTACGATTGCCATTATTGCTCTGTCCCCAAAGTGCCTCGACTGGTGGCAAGCTAGTCCTATTTACCAGATCTACCCTCGTTCTTTCAAGGACAGCGACATGGATGGGAATGGTGATCTGAAAG GTATCCAAGAAAAGCTGGACCATATAGTGAATTTGAACATAAAAACAGTCTGGATCACTTCTTTCTACAAGTCCCCCTTAAAAGACCTTGGCTATGGAGCGGAAGACTTCTATGATATTGATCCCATGTTTGGATCAATGAGTGATTTTGAGAATCTGCTTGCAGCCATACATGATCGAG GGTTAAAAGTGATAATGGACTTAATACCAAACCACACAAGCGACAAGCACCGATGGTTTCAGCTTAGTCGCAACCGGACTGGGAAGTACACAGACTACTACATCTGGCAGGACTGTGTGCAGGCGGGGGCAGTGATCGCTGTGCCCAACAACTGG GTGAGCGTCTATGGGAATTCCAGCTGGCAATTTGACGATGTGAGAAAACAGTGTTATTTTCATCAGTTTGGGAAAGAACAGCCAGATTTAAATTTCCGCAACCTTGCTGTTCAACAAGAAATCCAT GATATTATCAAATTTTGGCTTGGCAAAGGAGTTGATGGATttagttttgttgctgttaaatTTCTTCTAGAAGCCACGCACCTACGAAATGAACCGCAAGTGAACAAGTCTCAGAATtct GAGAGCATCACAGCCTATTCAGAGCTCTACCATGACTACACAACCACCCAAGTTGGCATGCATGACATCATCCGTAGCTTCCGCCAAACCATGGATCAATACAGCAGTGAACCCGGCCGATACAG ATTTATGGGTTCTGATGGTGATGAAAAGGAAGACATAGGAGCAACAATGATGTATTATGGAACAACTTTTGTCCAAGAAGCAGACTTCCCATTCAATTTCTACCTAATTAACATGAAAAATCTATCaggaaacagtatttttgaagCCGTCAACTTGTGGATGAAAAACATGCCTAAAGGGAAATGGCCAAACTGGGCG gtcGGAAGCCCTAACACTGCTCGGATTTCATCTCGCTTTGGGAAGAAATACGTCAGTGTTATAAACATGCTGCTTTTAACCCTCCCTGGTACTCCTATAACTTACTATGGTGAAGAAATAGGTATGGAGAACATTGCTTCAGGAAAT GTGACCTTCCCAGAGAAATCCCCCATGCAGTGGGATGGCCAAGTTAACGCTGGTTTTACTGAAGGCACCAGTAGCTGGTTACCCGTTAACCCTGACTACCAAAGTGTGAATGTTGAA GTACAGATGACCTGGTCCAACTCAACCCTGAGCTTATACAGAGAGCTAACTTTACTTCGCAACAATGAGCTGCCCATTCATCGGGGATGGATGTGCTACATCTGGAATGACAGTAATGTTTTTGTGTATGTGAGGGAATTGGATGGGTTAGATAGAGTCTTTATGATGGTTCTCAATTTTGGACAGGAATCGACAATAGACCTGAAAGGTATAGTTCCTAGTCTTCCCTCAGTAGCTACTATAAGACTAAGTACCAATTTTAGCAATACTGGTAAAGATGTCAATACCAACACAATTAAAACTGAAGCGGGAGAAGGCCTGGTCCTTGAATATAAAACAGGAAAACCTGTTCATACTATGGAGGCTTTTCAAGACAACTGTTTTGTGGCAGAAAAAGCTTGTTATTCCAGTGCCTTTAATTTACTCTATGTGAACTGTTAA